The Setaria viridis chromosome 9, Setaria_viridis_v4.0, whole genome shotgun sequence sequence TATATATctggggagcagggttacaaggtaGTTTTGAGTACAAGAGTGCTAGTCGGACAAAACTATAGAGTCCTATtctaactcggcagagtagCTTCCTTGTATTCTGACTAGCccttcaggagttccatgtagtctacgttgCCCTGTAGCGTAGCCTTCATGTCCTGATATGTCTCGAGTAtgtccccttgagtgggtctgTACAACCCTTCTAGTGGGTCCAGGGATGTTTGGTTGACAATATCAAATCACATTCAGTACTCAAATGACATTCTAGTGCTTACTTTGGGGACCTCTTTATTTTCAAAGAGGGCTCCCCCGCCAGGCGCATGGGATTGAGAGTGGACAATGGCTTCTTCGGTGAGGCTTGTTGGATCGTAGTTTGATCCTCGCCAGTCTTAGTCGTTGTCTCCGCCTCTCATGTTGTTTGCGCACCAACGGGGTTGACCCTAGCAACGGGAGGCTCTTCGTCCTCTTCCATCTCGATGACCTCCTCGATCATCGGTAGCTCCTACTGCATGACTTCTATAGTCATCTTCTCCGCCTCTGTCACCTTCCTGACTACCTACAATCCACCAATATcatattgagtagacatggtggtaaggAATTTACTTATGAGTACTtgattctcaggatcttttccTTCTTCGAATGTGATTACCAGAGGAGGGACGTCCTCGGCGGTGAGAAGCTTCTTCGCCACACGCTTCATGGCGACAGTACGCCTCTTTTTCGGTGGCGGTGCCAGTTTGGCTTCCAAATTCTCCTCCGCTGCTCATTTGGATGACCCGGAGGAAGACCCAGCTTTGTCTGACGGCCGAGCCTTGATCACAAACTCTTCAGCAGCCTCTGAGTCAGAGCTGCTAAAGGAAAAGAATCCTtccaactcctcctcctcgactaccccCTGTACGCTTGTGGTCGTGTGCACGCGTGGAGCGGCGTCAGAGCCATCCGATCCAAGTGGAGAAGGTGCGGAGCAAAACAAATGTACATCTTCCTGCATGCAAAGACAAGTCAGTACATCAACACATACAAAATTAGTACTCAGGGGCTatggccatgggtacttacacttGTTGGTGGGTTCACGGCGCAGAACTCCCACACAATAGTCGGGATCTCGTTCGCGTGCTTGAACAAGCGCCTCAATCGTGCTATGACTTCATCCACGAATAAGTCTTCTGATGACATCCGGGATATATCACTAAGGCCGGAGTAGTCGTGCCCCACACTGCACCGCAGTTGCAGGGGTTGGATCCACCTTTTCATGAAACTAAAAGCTACTCCTACTCCTGCCAGCCCTTGCTGCTTAAGTACGGATATCTTCTCCAGGAGATCAAGTAGCTACATGCTGTCTTCGTGGGTGGGCTCGTCCAACCACTTGTTGTTCCAAATTGGGCAATGGCCTATGAACTTGGGAAGTCTGGGCTCGTGGTTGCCAATATATCAGCACCTCTCCATCTAGCCAGAATGTGAGTCAATCAACTCATAATCCAAAATGCCCTTGGCTTTTTCCCTCATCAGGTTCGCAACTCCCCTGACTACTTTGGTATGTTCCATCTTGGACTGGGGCTTGACTCTAAAGATCTTTCGGAACAGCTGAAAATGCAGCTAGATTCCAAGGAAGGCTTCTCAAAGATGCACAAAAATTGCAATGTGCTGAAtagagttggggttgaggtgaacCAGCTCTAGCTTGTAATACTCCAAGAGCCCGCGGAAAAAATCTGAAGCCGGTAATGCCAATCCGCGTTCAAAAAAGTGGGTGAAGATTACCGTTTCATGGGTGTAGTTCTCCATTGGCCAGGGGTTGCCATAGGATACCCTCCAATTGATGAAGTCTTGGTCTTGGAGAAGATTGGCTGCTACCAGTACCTTGATGTCCGCCTCCTTCAACACGGACTTCTTCTAGGCGCACGCAGGCAATGGCGGGGCCATCTGGTCAATCTTGCCGTACATGGGCACTGGCAGCTGGATTTCCTTCTTCTTCTATACTTTCCTCTTCTTACTCTCCGCCGCCTTGCTAGACGTTGCTTTCTTCTCCATTCGTGCTGCCAtgagggtcttcttgcgcatgtGCTCGGGGTCTAGGCGGTGGGGGACAGTGGCACTCGAGCTCGATGATCGGGCAGCgacggcgctagggctacagtgtggaagatgaaagagcagatggctcGGGTGAAAACGGAAGGGAtgatttcctccattatttataaccgcagcaCAGTTAAAATAGTGCGAGATTAACgggaatattctatttttaaCATGTTCAAGGATTTTTCCCTTGGCTGGTAGTTTCCAAACTTTTCGGAAGAAGATAAGTTTACTGTTGGCGAACGGTCACATTAACCAATGGTTGAcacttatacccaaactagtcgtgtaatagTTCGGgagctgtgtgccacgtgcccatcggctaaaaagatTTTCTATGCGTTTTAAGGATAAAGAGATAtaaaattacagattgaccctcagcttgattcttcgattcaacctaaggcttggggctACTCCGTTTGGAGTGCAACTTTTGTTAcacttccatataaattcaagattgaagattaaAGACCAACTTAAATGAGGCTTTAGTACATTATAGccacatggcagtactcgagtacgtttgaagactcaaaccgatgaagtactcaaagagcaccaaacACTAGTCGGAGAAgactacaaaagtactcagtgtcggtgttttaacctggcaacctatcaagggagtactcgagatagtgttttggttggtgggtgtcaccgAAATCAAGGAATCGATGGTGACGctggaacacgatttagataggttcgggacgctagatcgtgtaataccctgacgttctgtgtgttgtatgcttgtattcgattgaacctctttggagggggtccttacccgcccttatatatcaagggagcaaggttacagggtagtcttttgtacaagagtactagtcggatgcaactagagagtcctactctaactcggcagagtagtCCTACTGCCTTCCGACTAATTCTTCAGGACTCCATGTAGTCTATGTTCCTTGtgtagtagtcttcatgtcctgatacaTGACCGAGTACATCCTTTGTGTGAGTCCATAAAGGGCTCCTCATGGGCCCAGGGATGTATGgccaacaagcccccgagtactttgtagtttaATGAAGTAGTCCCAAGTACTCTGCAGGCATTGCTCGACTAGTCTTTGGTGCTCGTTGAGTACTCTTGTCGCGGCTAGCCTTCGAGTACTCGAGTACTGAcatgtggctggaaggtactcctgCCCCATTTTGCCATTTCTTTTGAGTAGTTTGTCTTCAAGTCTTTATATGGAAATGCGATgaaaatcacactccatatggagtatcccccgaaccttaggttgaatcaaagaatcaggctaagggtcaaatTGAATTTGCTTCGTCTTTCTGTAATCcttgaagaaaaataaaattttgtcCAACGGGCGAGGTGTACGCAGCCCCCAAGCACTTGATCAACTACGTCCAGGCGATGAAGGGGTCAACCATGATCAATGTGACCGTTGGACTTCAATCTCGCGATAAATCTAGAGAGTATCAGACCATTGTGAAATTACCAGCTGCGTTCCCATAATCTCGGAGCCATTTAGATCCATTGCACTGTTATAAAAGATAAGGCCAGTAGCCTCTGTGGATTAAGCTTCCAGCCATTCGCATCTGTTATTCTCCATCTTGAAAACCCTAACGTCGCCAtttgcgccgccaccgctgcaaTCAGCCGAAACAAGCGACCTTAAGTTTCAGAGTagccttctcctcccctcttACGCGCCCTAAGGTTATGCGcgtgaagaagatggggaagaagaccGACAAGTCCAAGGGAAAGGCCGCCGAAGGATCGATGAAGgattccaagaaggggaaggagccacAGCTTCCTCCGCCCAAATGTGGGCCTACCAATCAAACCACTCCGCTAAATCAGGCATCCGCTTGGAAGATGTCCACCATGAAGAAAGAAGCAATCCAAGAGTTGGTGAAATGCAAAATTGTTGCAGGAGGAGGCTGTCGTAAATTGGAGGTCCGCCTTTGCCAATGCCTGGAACTGCGAGGCCCATCCAAAAGAGATAGTGATTTGGGAtcattttgtggagagaggTCTTGTTGTTCCTACATTGGAGTTCTTTAGAGGTATCCTCAATTTTTACGACATTCAGCTTGTCCATCTGAATTCCAACGGGATATTGCACATTGCAATCTTTGTGCATCtttgtgaagcatatttgggGATCCAGCCCGATTTCAATTGTTTTTTGCAAACTTTTCCACTACAAGCCTCAGCCTAGTCAGGATACGATGGCAATACTCGGAGATGCAGGATTTCAGCTGAGGGATTTTGACGTGTATCTAGAGTATGAGACTCCGTCGTCCCATGGCGCCTGGAAAGAGAAGTGGTTTTACATTGAGAACCATGAGCCTCCAATGCCAGTGATCATCAGGTACCACCCGAAGTACTCAAGCAAGTGGCTTGAGGACCCTAACATTGAAGATAGTCATCAGGTAGCTGAGTTGTTGCAAAAGATCGCAGCGTTGAAGAAGGCAGGACTAACTGGGAtaaacgtggcagccagcttcttgaagagGAAAGTGCAACCGTTGCAGCTGCGCCGGACTTGGGGCTATGAGTACTTAGGCTTTGATGATCCGTCGTGGATGTCAGTTGAGGAGATATCTGATGATGCAGTTGAGGAATTGTTGGGCAAATTCTTTAAGAATTTCCAAGGGGTGCCCGAAGTCAATGAATCCATCTAGGTGTTTGACAAGTGGCATAAGCCTTAGAGAGGTAACTAGCTTTCCTTTTAAGTACCCATAATTAGTAATCATTATGTTTGCCAACTAGTAATTCCATATGCAGGATGATGTCCTTTTATACttttcacctcctcctccacctgatGCTGGTGGTGCAAAAAACACGAAACCTGTGCACTACATGCGCTTGTCTGATGATCcctcagaggaggaggaggaggaggatggggacTCTGAGCCGCTTGGCAACTCAGATACTGCGTCGTCTGACTCTAAGTTGTCTGATCACGTTTCTGTGCAGTCTCGAGTTCTCAAAGGGTATAAATTTGCAACCAACACCTCGAAGCGTCCAGCGGAGGATGTTGGTGATAAAGAGATCCAAGCTCCAATGCCGAAGAACAGACAGACCGTAGTGCATAAGCAATCAATCAACAAGCACTTGGAGACTTTCAAAGCTCCATAGCTGGTAATTACCTTTGCAGAAGAGCAATGTGCTGAAGTATGAGTACTTATATAGCTTCCTTGAGTAGTCGAATTGACTTATTTTGACATTCATTTTTGCAGATTGTTGATGACACGGGTGAAGACGTTGAGGATGCTGCGGATGCAGTGTACGATGCTGATGAGACTACTTCTGATGATGTAGTCGCGATAGCTAAACACGCGGCTGCTAGTGTGGTTTATTTGGTGGAGATGTCTGCTGAAGATGCAGCCATGACGCCCAAGACGGCTACTACTCAAGTAGACGTTGATTCTAAAGTTGCGAGTGGTGGAGCAGGCGACCCGTTAGAGACTACCATTGGTGAAACTGTGAAAACGCCCGAAGCAGTTTCTAACGCCACATTGCCTGAAGTCCCCGCTAGCGGTGAGTACGCGAGTACGGGTAGTAGTCACGCGTACACTATCTCTGAGTTGGTTCTTTTAGGTCTTGGTGAAAACACCAAGGAGTTGTCACCCGTACCGGCTAGTGAGCCAGCTCCGAGTATTCAACCAGTTCCCATGGTGAAGAAACATCGTTGAGTTCCTCCCcggtccaccaagtaagtactCTTTTGTAATGGTTTGATGACCGATTTCACAATCAATAGGCGCTTTCTTAATCTTGAGCCGTGTTTGAGTCAGGACTTCTAAGAACATTATTCTCAAAGGGGTGAGCGCGGAGCAGGTTAAAAATCTGTCAGTCACGGACTCTACTGCGGCACCCGTTGTCGATTTGACAAGTGAAGACCCGGCGCAAACTGGTGGCACAGGTGCGGTGACTCTCGCAGTCACCATACTGCGGGATATAATCAACTCGCTTGAGGATCCGGTGCCACCAGCCCCCTAGGCTGTTAATGATAACCCTCCTCCCACATCTAAGGCCACGATAACTAAACAAGCAATGGGCAAGGATGTGTCTGAGGCTCGTGCCTCATTTACTCAGCAGCTTCTTCTTGTGCCGAGTGTGAAGGCTTGTGTGACGGGTGAAGCTCCAGGATTGCCACAAAAGGTCAAGGTTTTTGAGAGCCTCCTGGAGGAGTTGCCGCCACTGTCAAATATTTTGAGCTTAAATCAGCAGCTAATGGCCAATGTCTGGGTGAGTCTTAACCCCATATCTGAGTACTTATTTTTGTAGTTTGTCACCATTTGCACTCGTGAAGAGTACTAATTGCTTGATTGTGCAGGACTTATATGAGAAATCTTGTAAGAATAGCCAAATTGTACAGGAGCGGAGTGAAGCTGCGCGACGTGTGGCGCAATTGGACAAGGACATCATTGATGAGCGCCGCCGCACTGCCGACTTCCTAAAGAAGTATGAAGATGCTGTTGACTCCTTTCGAATTGAAAGGCAAGTTTTTGAATCCGAGAAGAGCCACATGGAGGCACATAACAGGTCATTGCGCCAAAAGTTGGAGGGTAAGTACTCGCACCCTTAGTCCTTTGATCTCTTAAATGCATTTATCAGCTTCTCTGACCGTATTGTCGTTGTTCTTTATAGAGCTAAAGGGTCAGGAGGCCAAACTCAGCAGTCAAGTGCTCACAGTCGTGCCGCCGACGAGGTTAAGCAGCTCAAGGCCCAGTTGGCGGAGGCAAGGGAGGACCGTGAAAAGGAGAGGAGAAGGCGACAAGACTTCGGGGTTATGTTGGCCGAGGCTATGCTTGCTGTCAAAAATCATGAAGCCTCTTtgaagaggaaggagaaagatTTCAAGGAGTTATCTGACGCAGCGCAAGCCCTAGTTGACGTGAtggagccccccccccccccccgaggaAGAAGTAGAGTCCCACTCCTTAATTGCGATATTGAGGGACGCACCAACCCAGATCACCAATATGGCAAAGTCTGTTTGCAAGCAGATGCTGGCGATCGTAAAGTCCTTTTATCCAAAGGCAAACTTGGTTTTGGTCGCAGACGGTATTGCCAAAGACTATAGTGATGATGCGTACACGCAATATTTGGAGGATCTGAAGTTGGTCGCTGAGCGTGTTGCGGGCTTTATCAGTTTGGAGTAGTcttagtttgttgtattgactTGTAATTTTGCTGATGAACTCGATGTATCTGAACAAGTATCTATTGTTTCTCTTGGGGTGTTGATCATTGTATATGCAATGAGTACTTGCTTGCAAATCTCCAATGGGTAGTCTTGCGAGTAGTCATTGAGTTGGCGGTTAGTCTTCCATGTAGACCCCAATTGTTGCAGATGGTTGCGGAGGGCGCACATGTGAATGTAGTAACCGTTGCATTATTGTCGTGTATGTGTAAGGACGCACGAGTGTACTGTGAAGGACTTGTCGGTTGCAGCCTAAGCGATTCACATGCGAGCTTTGATTTCGCGCAGGCAGGCTTTCACGTGGATCTTGTCTTTGCGAAGGACAAGTCAAATTACTGTGTAGTCAGGGTGCGCTATGTTGCATAGCCTTCCGACTATAAATAGAGCCCCCAGCTACCGTTGTTAAAACATGGATCCGATTATAGCGATGGTTGGCCTTAGGTTTCTTCTCTTTGACAGTAGCAAGTTTCCAATGAAcgccccggtgctagaagattcctcatagtgAGGCTCCACATTCCCTCCACAGATCTTCACGCTAGAAAAAATGgttgcgatgctagaagaatcctcctAGGAggatttgccgtgtgctctatTCCCCCTGCTCTCTGGTAATAATCATGCTAGAGCTCAcaagtgaaggatgatgagtttcacggtctttatccagttgtcgggtctaaacaccgacaccattcacctcactctaaaaaactctccattcttctcattctaaaagatcaacaagtaatccatttgtaacataaaactcattctaaaaaactctccattctcctaactctaaaagatcaacaagctagtactatatttgtaacataaaactcattctaaaaaacttcccattcacctcactctaaaaaactctccattctcctcgttctaaaagatcgacaagtactccatttgtaacataaaactcattctcaaaaactctccattctcctcactctaataaagcaacaagtactccatttgtaatatAAAACTAGCTCATTCAAAAAAACCTAGAATACTATGACCCGAGGAGGAAGAGTGAAGTTGCTAACTGATTTAGTGAAGAAGCTGGTCGAGTGAAGAAAAACAAAGCCCGAGCAAATGGTTGAGCTTGCTCGGGGGAGGAAGCTAAGGAAGCAGCTCATTtatagagcaaatagttgacaCTAGTACCGGCTGGTAGGTTCAACTAGTACTAAATGGTTTCAATTAGTAACAGTTGATgctaccagccggtactaaatacatttttaccatttgtACCGGTTGAAGTCATCAGCCGGTTACTAAATAGCTTCTTGAGGAATCTAGCTATCGGCCACGCGGTCCACGTACTGCCATTTAGTATTGGCTGAGGCTCCAAATTGGTACTACAGAAGCTCCGGTGATACTGTGCGTGACGACCGATACTACCGGACGAAAAGGCGTCCGGTATTAACGCGTTGGACGAATACTtaattttccagtagtgtatAATCACTATAGTAGCTAGTATATATACAGGTCGGTCTCTGTCGAGTATGTTTGGTTAACCTTTCCCGCAGATTTCCTCTGGATTTTACGTGTGACTGGATCCACTAGAAATTCTTACAGGAAATAATAATACTAACCGTGAAACTAAATTTTCTTCTGTATATGCATTCATTCCGTGGATTTCCTTCTCCCGTCCATTGATTATCGTGCGTGTCACTGGTGAAACGATTAGGCCGATGGATTTGCAGGTCGCTTTTTAGCACGGCATGCATGTTGATTATCGCCTGCTAGATCGTCACTCCCTTCTCGTCCAACTAGAATCACGCATGGGAGCTTCCTGTTTCAGGCGAGCGggttaataataaataaataaatcccGTTGAGGAGGAGACGAAACCGTGATTGAGGATCAGTGCTCCAGTCGCTTGGTTGAAACTTGAAACCGTGATGAAACAAGTACGCAAGAGCAAAGAAAGGTTAGTTGTTGGGTCTGGGTTGTCAGGAGACATAAGCCTGGCTCGCAGTGGGCTCAAAATTGGGCCCATGGAGCGCTCCAGCCCTTTGTTTACAAGGGGCAAGACGGCGGACCTTCGCGCATAGCCCATTAATTTAGGTTCGGCCCACTTCGAAGAGCGCCGACCCGAATTTTTGACTTCTCAACGTGCAAAGCTCTGCTCATTCAACGGCTGGTTGCGTCAGAGGGCAAGCGGAACCGAGCTGACCGGTTGGCGCGAGATCAGACCGGGCGGCTGGAAAACACAAGCAACCACCGCAACGCGTAGTAGTGATGGCACGCACTGCACGTTTTAGTATGGGGGCCTGGCCTGCCTGCTGAATATAGCAACTGCATGTTCACTGCAGAAGCAAATGTTGGGGCCAATTTTGAGCAGGCCTTGCTACCAAACCCATGTATCCACCCTGCTCAAAATAAAGCACGACCTGAACCTGCAACTTTGCAAGGTACTCAGCCACGGAATCAAGCCAGATCAGAGTAAGACAAACACACACAATATCTGAATCACTCTTATCCACACTTGAACCCAATCCATCTCTTGTTTTTCCCacccatttttttttatcttttgatTTTCCTTAGgcagatgattttttttccctcaccACCAGAGAGCACCATTTCCCTTACGGGCATCAGGCGCCGTCCTACAAACCCTACTCCACTAACCCAACAGCTCGTTCAGTCCAAAGTATAACACCTGATCGGCGCACCACGACGGCGATTTACGGAGACGCAAGCGGACGCCGGCGATCGAATCGCCGGTCAGATGTCTCGCCGGCAGAGCGGGCAGGAGCCGTGCCTGACGAGCCAGCAGTCGATGCAGGGCACGTGGAACACGTGCCGGCACCCGGGGAGCCTCCGCGCGGGCTCGCCCACCCGGAAGTCCTGCAGGCACACCGAGCAGCAGAGCGCCTCCCCCGCAGCATCCACGGCGCTGTCCTCCGCGATCTCCAtcgccggcagccgccgcagcGCGTCCGCCGTGATGCCCCTGCTGCCCCCCGTCTCGAACAGGTCGCTCGTCTCCGCGAACGGCGAGCTGATGGCGCTGATCTGCGTCCacagaacaaaacaaaaaacaatcAAGAAGAGCCAATCTGTAGAAGACCAGTCGAGCAACTAGAAACGCATTATCTCGAGGTGAATGGGGCCAAGCCGGGAACGTGTTGAAAACGCGCGCTACCAAACAGGCAGTCACCCGCGGGGTTAGTTGATGGTTCGCCATTGATGCAACTATGCAAGCAAAAGTTTCTTTTACTTGCGGGCGATGACCTCACCTCACTGAGAGTGATCTAGCAGGCGACGGGCACACCAGCACCAGATTTTTCTTTAAGGCAGCCAGTATTTGCCGTAACCAACCATGCTATTAAAGGGATGCCTTGTGCGTGTGTTCTTGGAAGAAATACAGATAGTGGCGTTAGACGGATGCGTTGCCTTCTGGGCAACGTGTAGCATGGACTAGCTGCTACTCGACGTCTCAACGTCTAAACTTGCGGACAATGGACAGGTTATGGCACCAGATGGTGGTATATATGCTGTTGATTTGGCATTTTGGCTGCCTGGATTTGGTTGATCAGCAATTCAGCAGAGCTAATAATAGACCAACCGGCACTAAATTTTTGCAGCCTGATAAACAAACAGCGTGCAGTGAACAGTGAAGAATCAGAGTATCCGACAGAGTTTCGGAAGTGATCAGGCTCGGAGTGTACCAGGGAACGGTGCTGTTTGTCACTGTCAGCGTTGTCACATTCGGACTAGCACGGGAGGACGGCAAGTCGGCAACAGTGGACGCGTCGTATCGTATAGCTCTCAGACTGACAAAACGCATCGCAATcttgggccatgtttagttactcccaactcccaactttgacactatgcaaaaagaagattccccatcacatcaaacttgcggtacatgcatggagtactaaatgtagatgaaattaaaaactaattgcacagttttgttgtactttgcgagacgaatcttttgagcctaattagtcaatatttggacaataattcacaaatacaaacgaaacgctacagtgtgctacagtgctgtaacagtaatttggcacctcccaaattccccaaTTAAACAAGGCCTTGGTGCATTTGAGGGGGCTGAGGTTGAGTGGCTACCTGACTCTGCACGGCGCTCTGGACCGCCGGCCCCACCTTCTCCCGGACCAGTCTGCCGCTCAGGAGGCTGGAGATGATGTCCACCTGCGTGTACAGTAGCAGAGCACGAACACTTCAGTCAGACAGACAGGTACCGAGTTTCATCGGAACTGGATGCAGTTAGCAGGGCCTTTGATTCGACAGGAAACTGGCTcgttcctctctttttttctttctcaagaagaaaaaaaggagagagaagaactGTCACCACAGCAGGGAAAAAACATGCCATGGGAAATTGGGAATGGGATTGACATGCATTTGAATTGTGAACCGCAGAATAAATAGGAAGGTGATGTGCCATAGGGGTAGCATCACCAACCTCGCCCCACGGAGTCCATGGGGCACACCTAATCAGCCTTCGTCAACATCAAGCCCCATCAGGCCGCGAAAACGAGAGTGGTGTGGTTCCACAGTTTTGCGATTTTGCAAAGGACAGCCATGTCGTTACCACGACCTCTCCAACACACCGAGAGGAGGGCTCAAAGTTAAAAACCGAGGTGTCTT is a genomic window containing:
- the LOC117836821 gene encoding NEP1-interacting protein 2; the protein is MDLPPSPSSAPEEPCQWAGAGLGYAACGLAGRVLCVFATCVFAAVGSLVGAVTGSMIGLATESGMLRGAGIGAISGAVFSIEVAEASRDLWHSGDSGVWTILNMVDIISSLLSGRLVREKVGPAVQSAVQSQISAISSPFAETSDLFETGGSRGITADALRRLPAMEIAEDSAVDAAGEALCCSVCLQDFRVGEPARRLPGCRHVFHVPCIDCWLVRHGSCPLCRRDI